A DNA window from Macadamia integrifolia cultivar HAES 741 unplaced genomic scaffold, SCU_Mint_v3 scaffold1980, whole genome shotgun sequence contains the following coding sequences:
- the LOC122065340 gene encoding AP3-complex subunit beta-A: MFPQFGATAESLSKASSLVFRIGSDAHLYDDPEDVNIAPLLDSRYDSEICEALKRLLALIAQGFDVSRFFPQVVKNVASQSLEVKKLVYLYLLHYADKRPNEALLSINCFQKDLSDPNPLVRAWALRAMAGIRLHVISPIVLAAVSKSARDPSVYVRKCAANAIPKLSDLHQEENASALEEIVNILLSDQSPGVVGAAAAAFICVCPNKLSLLGRNFRKLCETLPDVEEWGQIVLIGILLRYVVARHGLPRESILFSSHSTRGPSSEEDGVDHAVLGNDSSNVEGMTYESDLTTLLSRCYIEGPDEYLSRSGFASMEASGLDPASFTSSKNNEDVRILLQCTSPLLWSHNSAVVLAAAGVHWIMTPREDVKRIVKPLLFLLRSSSASKYVVLCNIQVFAKAMPSLFAPHFEDFFISSSDSHQIKSLKLEILSTIATDSSISLIFQEFKDYIKDPNRKFVAATVAAIGLCAQRLPTTANACLDGLLALTRQEYLTSDLGLMDEEACVLAQAIMSIKAIIKQDPASHEKWELCIILSMTSSQVVLFAQGEETETFKKILTYVLELAKYDPNYDIRDRARVLKKLLSCYISSQVLEKGTSCSSDNTYSQKLLVEHIFGGKTKSTSSMPINDRFYLPGSLSQIVLHAAPGYEPLPKPCTLLYDDLVQRTEIVQGIEVSGRRTTNSDSFGTNDPDTLSGSLNEESASSYGSQYSITSSDKSEDSGSASEVDDTCDSLIHLSDTGTSHNKPGEIPEENDSLSFSDELRGLMSERALESWLNEQSGLSQLSSSIQKFPSFARISLRDIADRVKPKTYTLLDPANSNGLRVDYLFSSEVSTISSLLLCVEIFFDNHSTESLVNISLTDEDPNQNPESANQVSEKHESSSIPSDVPTVIPMEEITCLQPGQMEKKILQVRFHHHLLPLKLVIWCSGKKHPVKLRPDIGYFVKPLPMDIEAFICEESKLRGMFEYTRGCTFVDHIDELNHEKDHSALTKDRFLVLCRSLAVKMLSNANLFLVSVDMPVAVHLDDASGLCLRFSCEILSNCLPCLITLNVEGKCSEQLNVSVKVNCEETMFGLNLLNRVVAFLS, translated from the exons ATGTTTCCACAATTCGGTGCCACCGCTGAGAGCCTGAGCAAAGCGTCTTCCCTGGTGTTTCGGATCGGTAGTGATGCTCACCTGTATGATGATCCCGAAGACGTCAATATCGCTCCCTTACTTGACAGCCGTTACGACTCAGAGATTTGTGAAGCTTTAAAGCGATTGCTCGCTCTCATCGCTCAGGGCTTTGATGTGTCCAGGTTCTTCCCCCAG GTTGTTAAGAACGTTGCATCTCAGTCATTAGAAGTAAAGAAGCTTGTTTACTTGTACTTGCTTCATTACGCAGATAA GCGTCCAAATGAAGCATTACTATCAATTAACTGTTTCCAGAAGGATTTGTCTGATCCAAATCCATTGGTGCGAGCGTGGGCACTACGTGCCATGGCTGGAATCCGTCTACATGTGATTTCTCCCATAGTTTTGGCGGCTGTGAGCAAATCTGCCAGAGACCCATCTGTATATGTTAGAAAATGTGCTGCCAATGCCATTCCCAAGCTGTCCGATTTGCATCAGGAAGAAAATGCTTCTGCACTTGAAGAG ATTGTCAATATATTACTGAGCGACCAGTCCCCTGGAGTTGTTGGAGCTGCAGCTGCTGCATTTATCTGTGTCTGTCCTAATAAGTTATCACTTCTAGGAAGAAACTTCAGAAAGTTATGTGAGACTCTCCCAGATGTTGAAGAGTGGGGACAGATTGTTTTGATTGGAATCCTGCTACGGTATGTAGTGGCAAGACATGGGCTTCCGAGAGAATCCATTTTGTTCTCTTCTCATTCTACTCGGGGTCCCAGTTCTGAAGAGGATGGTGTGGATCATGCTGTGTTGGGCAACGACTCTAGCAATGTAGAAGGCATGACCTATGAGTCTGACTTAACTACTTTATTGTCCAGATGTTACATTGAAGGACCGGATGAATATTTGTCACGATCAGGTTTTGCAAGTATGGAGGCCTCTGGATTGGATCCTGCGAGTTTTACTTCCAGCAAAAATAATGAAGATGTAAGGATTTTGCTGCAATGCACATCACCCTTGTTATGGAGTCATAACAGTGCAGTGGTACTTGCAGCTGCTGGAGTCCACTGGATTATGACGCCCAGGGAGGACGTGAAGAGGATTGTTAAacctcttctatttcttctgaGATCATCTAGTGCCTCAAAATATGTg GTTCTTTGCAACATTCAAGTGTTTGCCAAGGCAATGCCTTCCCTTTTTGCACCTCACTTTGAAGACTTCTTCATAAGTTCTTCAGACTCCCATCAGATAAAATCTTTGAAGCTTGAAATTCTGTCTACAATTGCGACAGATTCATCaatttccttaatttttcaaGAGTTTAag GATTACATTAAAGACCCAAATAGAAAATTTGTTGCTGCTACTGTTGCCGCAATTGGCTTATGTGCACAAAGACTTCCGACTACTGCAAATGCTTGCTTGGATGGACTCCTGGCTTTGACTAGACAGG AATATTTGACAAGTGATTTGGGCTTGATGGATGAAGAAGCATGTGTTTTGGCTCAAGCAATCATGTCCATTAAAGCAATCATAAAGCAGGATCCAGCCAGTCATGAAAAG TGGGAACTGTGTATTATTCTCTCCATGACTTCTTCTCAGGTTGTTTTATTTGCTCAAGGCGAAGAAACAGAGACgttcaaaaaaatattaacttaTGTTTTGGAACTGGCTAAATATGACCCAAACTACGACATTCGTGATCGAGCACGTGTTCTGAAGAAATTGCTATCTTGCTATATCTCTTCACAAGTCCTCGAGAAAGGAACATCATGTTCCTCCGACAATACGTATTCACAAAAACTACTTGTGGAACACATATTTGGTGGAAAGACAAAATCAACATCATCTATGCCGATTAATGATAGGTTTTATCTTCCTGGTTCTCTTTCACAGATAGTTCTTCATGCTGCTCCAGGATATGAACCTCTACCGAAGCCTTGTACTCTACTTTATGATGACCTTGTTCAGCGCACAGAGATAGTTCAAGGGATAGAAGTGTCAGGCAGGAGAACCACCAATAGTGATTCTTTTGGGACGAATGATCCTGATACACTATCTGGATCTTTGAATGAAGAAAGTGCTTCTAGTTATGGTTCCCAATATTCAATTACCAGTTCAGATAAAAGTGAAGACTCTGGTTCTGCAAGTGAAGTTGATGATACTTGTGATTCCCTTATTCATCTGTCAGATACTGGCACTTCTCATAATAAACCCGGTGAAATTCCTGAGGAGAATGATTCTCTGTCTTTCTCTGATGAATTGAGGGGATTGATGTCTGAGAGAGCACTAGAATCATGGTTGAACGAACAATCTGGTTTGTCACAGCTGAGCTCATCCATACAAAAGTTTCCGTCTTTTGCAAGAATATCTTTGAGGGACATTGCTGATAGAGTTAAGCCAAAAACTTACACTCTCTTAGATCCTGCAAATTCAAATGGCTTGAGGGtggattatttattttcttctgagGTTTCAACCATATCCTCATTGCTTTTATGCGTGGAGATTTTCTTTGATAATCATTCGACAGAATCCCTGGTAAATATCAGTCTGACTGATGAGGATCCTAATCAGAATCCAGAATCTGCTAACCAAGTATCAGAAAAACATGAGAG CTCTTCCATTCCTTCTGATGTGCCAACAGTAATTCCCATGGAAGAGATTACATGTCTACAACCAGgtcaaatggagaaaaaaatccTCCAAGTGCGTTTTCATCACCACCTCTTACCTCTCAAGTTGGTTATATGGTGCAGTGGGAAAAAGCATCCTGTTAAGTTGCGTCCTGATATTGGATATTTTGTAAAACCACTTCCCATGGATATTGAAGCCTTTATTTGTGAAGAATCTAAGCTTCGTGGGATGTTTGAATACACTAGGGG GTGCACATTTGTTGACCATATTGACGAGCTAAACCATGAGAAGGATCACAGTGCATTAACAAAAGACAGATTTCTGGTACTATGCCGGAGCCTAGCTGTAAAGATGCTCAGCAATGCAAACCTTTTCCTTGTCTCAGTGGATATGCCAGTTGCTGTTCATCTTGATGATGCATCAGGTTTGTGCTTGCGTTTCAGTTGTGAGATCTTGAGCAACTGTCTCCCCTGCTTAATAACTCTCAATGTAGAAGGTAAATGTTCTGAACAATTGAATGTGTCTGTAAAAGTCAACTGTGAAGAAACCATGTTTGGTTTAAATCTGTTGAACAGGGTTGTAGCATTTCTAAGTTGA